Proteins found in one Mytilus edulis chromosome 2, xbMytEdul2.2, whole genome shotgun sequence genomic segment:
- the LOC139511256 gene encoding uncharacterized protein: MDNTRRAKRKRRCKKETSNKTTYRKKKAKVSIDTEFNENNQNESFVDKPVDNFPQNEENLDIYFDYYGYCEETYNYGDGVEPETLQFLKHKIFDLIKATQKSDIICHDAEKYLAAVLGVCSIEQRKEVMQVKKNVYEPLTLACKLTNLNMVKFFVEHCQAEVNGENHNGRPLLCSVANGDEDIVHYLLECNADFNISFAENYNMLMLSLQLFPQEIFKSFGYKSNENFENQDEIDHLKETLTLKMPHKFEIVKLLIDKGAVEKCTKDQIFYILTSVFNRSLGVTKESLQLLVDKIPNFYNVRNADGMSVLGYEILHRSFHMSEFFDPYFENAKDINEANFLKFHVVPFWEKSNSIENNVDFVLESFTISKESNNICLSEESDNTCTRYVHPLVYLACTGNITYYMKCLQMTGVPFDAKVNGLEMIGTYCLTHRYYLHAVLCWNAANKLRQHRCLRKTRNKTYFSSNNILKWEEDISLEEVARTVPLQAYVVDMTHVISKIFTDTSQKTIEEVTQSYITHVRTGVMPDLTINTEVCSFMSHVEKYIKDNTTPIEAYTLILIKNALVHERMIGYGDFNTLGAFESLANELYAKGKILECAALVTYSYPYFVKHLPNEVNLSVIASWDKKNALKNFISPLIDIVLIDSLHSKLTFDLSMAIWKCFFLECCVTPRCQRKFLEFASLLVMMKRMARREKTAEEYQRFSEFMKKVIKTDLRNLYGQSLLHYTVPSLSNNTIDMLMSPNDKSPLIYEFSGSVEMIKLLLTYGADPNAFDDVGMTPLHFCYFLMLDNNEESGIGKPVEIVQTLLEGGAHPDCADFSKRSAIESSQQSLVPLCPVSHQTLQCLASNAILNKGLSFHSDLPPHLVKFVELHKKHGRPTTQNFPEQVFG; this comes from the coding sequence ATGGATAACACAAGACGTGCAAAAAGGAAAAGGAGATGTAAAAAGGAAACCTCCAACAAGACGACCTATAGGAAAAAGAAAGCCAAAGTCAGCATTGATActgaatttaatgaaaataatcaaaatgaaagTTTTGTAGACAAACCTGTCGATAATTTTCCCCAGAATGAAGAAAACTTGGATATATATTTTGATTACTATGGTTACTGTGAAGAAACATACAATTACGGAGATGGTGTTGAACCAGAAACACTTCAATTTttgaagcacaaaatatttgatttaatcaaagCCACACAAAAGTCTGACATAATTTGTCACGATGCAGAGAAATATTTGGCAGCCGTTTTAGGTGTATGTAGTATAGAACAAAGAAAGGAAGTAATGCAAGTTAAAAAGAATGTATATGAGCCACTAACTTTAGCTTGTAAATTGACAAATCTAAACATGGTCAAGTTTTTTGTAGAACACTGTCAAGCAGAAGTAAATGGTGAAAATCATAATGGCAGACCATTACTTTGTTCTGTGGCCAATGGTGATGAAGATATTGTCCACTATTTACTTGAATGTAATGCAGATTTTAACATAAGTTTTGCAGAAAACTACAATATGTTGATGCTTTCCTTGCAGCTGTTTCCTCAAGAAATATTTAAGTCGTTTGGCTATAAATCAAATGAGAATTTTGAAAACCAGGATGAGATTGACCATCTTAAAGAAACACTAACCTTGAAAATGCCGCATAAATTTGAGATTGTAAAACTTCTCATTGATAAAGGTGCAGTAGAGAAATGTACAAAAGATCAGATTTTTTACATCTTGACCTCAGTTTTTAATAGATCATTAGGTGTTACCAAGGAGTCACTTCAACTTTTAGTTGATAAAATTCCTAACTTTTACAACGTTAGGAATGCAGATGGCATGTCAGTACTTGGATATGAAATACTTCACCGAAGTTTTCACATGTCAGAATTTTTTGATCCATACTTCGAGAATGCCAAGGATATAAATGAAGCAAACTTCCTGAAATTTCATGTTGTTCCATTCTGGGAAAAGTCTAATAGCATAGAAAACAATGTGGACTTTGTGCTAGAGTCTTTTACTATCAGCAAAGaatcaaacaatatttgtttaTCTGAAGAGTCAGACAATACATGTACGAGGTATGTCCATCCACTTGTTTATTTAGCCTGCACAGGGAATATAACATACTACATGAAGTGTTTACAGATGACTGGAGTTCCTTTTGATGCCAAGGTCAATGGTTTGGAGATGATAGGGACATATTGTCTAACTCATAGGTATTATCTACATGCTGTGCTTTGTTGGAATGCTGCCAACAAATTGAGACAGCATCGATGTCTCCGTAAGACACGAAATAAAACTTACTTCTCCTCTAATAACATATTGAAATGGGAAGAAGATATATCTTTGGAGGAGGTAGCTCGCACAGTTCCTCTCCAAGCATATGTTGTGGATATGACTCATGTTATATCAAAGATTTTCACAGACACCTCACAAAAGACAATAGAGGAAGTGACCCAAAGCTACATCACTCATGTACGAACGGGAGTAATGCCAGATTTAACTATCAATACAGAAGTCTGCTCATTCATGTCACATGTTGAAAAGTATATCAAGGACAATACCACACCAATAGAAGCATATACTCTGATTCTAATTAAAAATGCTTTAGTTCATGAACGTATGATTGGATATGGAGATTTCAATACATTGGGTGCGTTTGAATCTCTTGCAAATGAGCTTTATGCGAAAGGTAAAATATTAGAATGTGCAGCACTGGTGACTTACAGCTATCCATATTTTGTGAAGCATCTACCAAATGAAGTCAATTTATCCGTCATTGCCAGTTGGGACAAAAAGAATGCCTTGAAAAATTTCATATCACCATTGATAGACATTGTTTTGATTGACagtttacattcaaaattaacctttgacctttcaATGGCAATATGGAAATGTTTTTTCCTGGAATGTTGTGTCACACCAAGGTGTCAAAGGAAATTTCTAGAATTTGCGTCATTGCTTGTGATGATGAAGAGAATGGCGAGACGAGAAAAGACGGCTGAAGAATATCAAAGATTTTCCGAGTTTATGAAGAAAGTTATAAAAACTGATCTAAGGAACTTATATGGCCAATCTCTATTACATTATACAGTACCTTCGTTATCAAATAACACAATCGACATGTTGATGTCCCCCAACGACAAAAGTCCCTTAATTTATGAATTCTCAGGATCTGTGGAAATGATCAAACTTCTGCTGACATACGGAGCAGATCCTAATGCTTTCGATGACGTGGGCATGACGCCTCttcatttttgttactttttaatGTTGGACAATAATGAAGAAAGTGGTATAGGTAAACCTGTAGAAATTGTGCAGACTCTCTTGGAGGGTGGAGCTCATCCAGATTGTGCCGATTTTAGCAAGCGTTCAGCCATTGAGAGTTCTCAGCAATCATTAGTACCTCTGTGTCCAGTTTCTCACCAAACACTACAGTGCCTTGCATCAAATGCCATTCTAAACAAAGGGTTATCATTTCATTCAGATTTACCGCCACATCTCGTTAAATTTGTTGAGTTGCATAAAAAACATGGAAGGCCAACTACACAGAACTTTCCTGAACAAGTATTTGGATAA